Proteins from one Sander lucioperca isolate FBNREF2018 chromosome 16, SLUC_FBN_1.2, whole genome shotgun sequence genomic window:
- the LOC116050094 gene encoding gastrula zinc finger protein XlCGF49.1-like has translation MADRPETEDQTGDSSEPEADDSADWKETREPQSALNSLKHDSRCKKRFSCSDCGRIFGRKQHLKRHMITHTGEKPFSCSVCRTSFTQSGSLWKHMVTHTGEKPFRCSECGRRFGQRGHLKRHMRTHTGEKAFSCLVCKKYFREKGNLKAHMRIHTGEEPFSCPECGKRFSQNSNMKSHMRTHTGEKPFSCSVCKKSFRLSSHLKYHMKQHTGEEPSTSCVSDIRKQQEWSSSVDQ, from the exons accagagactgaagaccagactggagactcttctgaacctgaggctgatgacagtgctgattggaaggagaccagagaacctcagtcagctttaaactctctgaaacatgattcaagatgtaagaaacgattcagctgctctgattgTGGGAGAATATTTGGCCGCAAGCAAcatctgaagagacacatgataacgcacacaggagagaaacctttcaGTTGCTCAGTTTGTAGgacatcttttacacagagtggaAGTTTATGGAAGCACATGgtaactcacacaggagagaaacctttcagatgctctgagtgtgggagaagGTTTGGCCAAAGGGGAcatctgaagagacacatgagaactcatACAGGAGAAAAAGCTTTCAGCTGCTTAGTCTGTAAGAAATATTTTAGAGAGAAAGGAAATTTAAAggcacacatgagaatccacacaggagaggaaCCATTTAGCTGCCCTGAGTGTGGAAAACGATTTAGTCAAAACTCAAATATGAAGAGCCACATGAGAACTcatacaggagaaaaacctttcagctgctcagtctgtaagaaatcttttagaCTGAGTAGCCATTTAAAATATCACATGAAACAACACACAGGAGAGGAACCGTCTACTTCCTGTGTAAGTGAC ATCAGAAAGCAGCAGGAGTggagctccagtgtggaccagtaG